The Polyangiaceae bacterium genomic interval CGAGGCGCGGGGACCGCGCCCAGATCGAAGCTCTGGCCCGTGTCCGACAAGCGCAGCACGATGCCATCGTCGTCCATCTCGATCTCAATCTCGACGTTCCCCGACGTGCGCTCCGCGTAGCCGTGGATTGCGATGTTGTTGAACACCTCGCTCACCGCGGACACGACCTGAGACGTGAAGTCGTCGTGGCTCGCTTCTTGCGTTCTTTCCCGAGCGGAACAGAACAACTTACAGCTCGAGGCAACCACCCGCAGCACCAAGTCCCGATACGGCAGTTGTCCCGGTACGGAGAGCCGAATCATGACGACGCTGTCTTTCCATCCGCAGCACGTGACGCTCGCTCGTCACGAACGAAGGATTCCGCTTTCGGTCAGAGTCGTCAAGCGCAGCATCGATCTCGGATTCGCCGTCACCGGCCTCGCGCTCTCCGCCTGGCTGTTCCCTCTCGTGGCCATCGCAATCGTGCTCGAGTCTCCCGGCCCCGTGTTCCACCGACAGCGCCGCGTGATCGCGGTGAGGTCACGAGACGCGCACGGCCGGTTGACGTTCCGCGAGCTCGACATGCTCAAGTTCCGCACCATGCGGGTCGACGCCGAGCGCGACACGGGCGTGGTCTTGGCGGAAGCAGACGACCCGCGCGTCACCCGCCTGGGCAAGCTCCTGCGCAAGACCCGCCTCGACGAGCTGCCCCAGCTCTGGCACGTGCTCCGGGGCGAAATGAGCCTGGTCGGCCCACGCCCGGAACGACCCGAGCTGCTCGAAAACCTAGCCCTGGCCATTCCCTACTTCGAGGAGCGCCTGCACGACTGCAAGCCGGGCATCACCGGCTTCGCGCAGGTGAATCTGGGCTACGCCGGCCACGCCCCGCCGAGCAGTGAGGTGGCGGCTTTCGAGAGCACCCTGGTGAATCCTCTGCATCTGTCGCAGGCTGCGGGCGCTC includes:
- a CDS encoding sugar transferase yields the protein MPLSVRVVKRSIDLGFAVTGLALSAWLFPLVAIAIVLESPGPVFHRQRRVIAVRSRDAHGRLTFRELDMLKFRTMRVDAERDTGVVLAEADDPRVTRLGKLLRKTRLDELPQLWHVLRGEMSLVGPRPERPELLENLALAIPYFEERLHDCKPGITGFAQVNLGYAGHAPPSSEVAAFESTLVNPLHLSQAAGALADDMRMKLLFDVAYVASLERLSSYLPMELGIIVKTPWVMLRGLGR
- a CDS encoding ATP-binding protein, which gives rise to MIRLSVPGQLPYRDLVLRVVASSCKLFCSARERTQEASHDDFTSQVVSAVSEVFNNIAIHGYAERTSGNVEIEIEMDDDGIVLRLSDTGQSFDLGAVPAPRLDELPESRMGLYIVRSFMDEVSYVPANGSGAPNVLTLSKRY